In Osmia lignaria lignaria isolate PbOS001 chromosome 5, iyOsmLign1, whole genome shotgun sequence, a single genomic region encodes these proteins:
- the LOC117605080 gene encoding protein muscleblind isoform X13, which yields MAMVNMNNLLNGKDSRWLQLEVCREFQRNKCTRPDTECKFAHPPANVEVQNGRVTACYDSIKVS from the coding sequence ATGGCAATGGTCAACATGAATAACCTACTGAACGGCAAGGACTCCCGATGGCTGCAGCTTGAGGTTTGCAGGGAGTTCCAACGCAACAAGTGTACTAGGCCTGACACGGAGTGCAAGTTCGCCCATCCGCCAGCTAACGTCGAGGTGCAGAATGGACGGGTCACTGCTTGCTACGACAGTATTAAG